Proteins from one Lachnospiraceae bacterium KGMB03038 genomic window:
- a CDS encoding YdcF family protein codes for MKEQKRAKRILKITAAFFLFFHWTVFSLVFRWPVTKWKKSEYDCAVVCGYPADRDGKPSKIMRTRVEKAAELWKDGKVKKLLFSGGAVFNSFKEAEVMKKYAEELGVKEAYILTEDQAVSTYHNMMYAREIMEQNGLRSCAVVTNRWHLRKADHYARKFGMDYVMCPARNGERWINALYRWISTNVHMYMNLYRGYY; via the coding sequence CACTGCCGCCTTTTTCCTTTTTTTTCACTGGACAGTTTTTTCACTGGTATTTCGCTGGCCTGTAACCAAGTGGAAAAAATCGGAATATGACTGCGCGGTGGTCTGCGGATATCCTGCTGATCGAGACGGAAAGCCCTCGAAGATCATGCGGACTCGTGTAGAGAAAGCGGCAGAACTGTGGAAGGATGGAAAAGTAAAAAAATTGTTGTTCTCAGGAGGAGCAGTATTTAATTCTTTCAAAGAAGCAGAAGTAATGAAAAAATACGCGGAAGAATTAGGAGTGAAAGAGGCGTATATCCTGACGGAAGACCAGGCGGTCAGCACTTATCATAACATGATGTACGCCAGAGAAATCATGGAACAAAATGGTCTGAGAAGCTGTGCGGTGGTGACAAACCGATGGCATCTGCGCAAGGCCGATCATTACGCAAGAAAATTTGGAATGGATTATGTAATGTGTCCGGCCAGGAATGGAGAGCGGTGGATAAACGCGCTGTATCGCTGGATCAGTACGAATGTGCATATGTATATGAATCTGTATCGGGGGTATTACTGA